In one window of Lynx canadensis isolate LIC74 chromosome B3, mLynCan4.pri.v2, whole genome shotgun sequence DNA:
- the FSCB gene encoding LOW QUALITY PROTEIN: fibrous sheath CABYR-binding protein (The sequence of the model RefSeq protein was modified relative to this genomic sequence to represent the inferred CDS: inserted 4 bases in 4 codons; deleted 3 bases in 2 codons; substituted 1 base at 1 genomic stop codon) yields the protein MEENDEPDQPISAGRQEIRKRRRPSQPMVDKSQQTEVTEKKKNLPISQSSGPKATLSIGNIPGSKVTXEPFRVSSQLRQTWDKRKHVQDMTDKSLQTDTIVEEKKEEIKPVGETVVPEEMPTALRSSPXFPESVQEVEILTSRHSIHXKIDRSQQTSCTGDWTMMNIPQKETVDREQQTYFSESEXVVIGRPDSXFSKSNEVVQKHKSSGKIFISEHPELQPSTSRDEAIRQVGISRSSFSQQSKKGSLVPLEDEQYVLGEVQPPIAEEVSAEVQPTPAADIIAGKSATELQPPQIEEAPAEKGPAKIQPTLGEEALSEGPLAEVQSPKVEEAPVQPFPDEETPEEEAPAKVESISAEEAFSEEPLSAVEAPTEEASAEVQSPPAEEAPAEVAPAEVQSPPAEQAPAEEAPAEVNSPPAEEVPAEEAPAEVQSLPADEAPAEEAPAEVHSPPAEQAPAEEAPAEVHSPLAEEVLAEEAPAEVQSPPAEESPAEEAPAEDQSPPAEESPAEEATAEVQSLPAEQAPAEVAPAEVQSLEAEEAPAEEAPAENQSPPAEETSTEEAPAEVQSPPAEAQVEVYSPPAEETPAGEAPAEVQSPPAEEAPAEEAPAEVHSPLAEEVPAEEAPAEVQSPPTEEAPAEEAPYEVLAPPTEAPAEVQSLPAEEAPEENTSYEIWSPSAEEASAELQSLSTEDTTLEMVSVDKQFPEAKEDFITRISVENDLIPPSEQTAAYEALVDHVSTEYQNLQTDVPGIKLESKVLEDQQKLEEPLELDPVPEDLSNIKKEQVPTFEIEGVIHVQLE from the exons atggaagaaaatgatgaACCTGATCAGCCTATCTCAGCAGGGAGGCAAGAAATTCGAAAGAGAAGACGACCCAGTCAACCAATGGTAGATAAATCCCAGCAGACCgaagtgacagaaaaaaagaaaaatttgcctATATCACAATCATCTGGCCCTAAAGCTACCCTTAGTATTGGTAACATTCCTGGAAGTAAAGTCA GTGAGCCTTTCAGAGTATCTTCTCAACTTCGGCAAACTTGGGACAAGAGAAAGCATGTACAGGATATGACTGATAAATCTCTGCAAACAGACACTattgtagaagag aaaaaagaagaaatcaaaccaGTTGGTGAAACAGTGGTACCTGAAGAAATGCCAACTGCTCTT AGAAGCAGTCCCTGATTTCCAGAAAGTGTTCAGGAAGTAGAAATTCTGACAAGCAGACACTCAATTC TCAAAATAGACAGATCTCAGCAGACCAGTTGTACTGGAGACTGGACAATGATGAACATTCCTCAAAAAGAAACAGTGGACAGAGAACAGCAGACGTACTTTAGTGAATCAG TAGTGGTAATTGGTAGGCCAGATA TCTTTTCAAAGTCAAATGAAGTTGTGCAGAAACATAAATCCTCAGGGAAGATTTTCATTAGTGAACATCCTGAATTGCAACCCTCAACAAGTAGAGATGAAGCAATTAGGCAGGTAGGTATTAGCAGATCTTCATTTAGTCAGCAAAGCAAAAAAGGTAGTTTGGTACCTTTAGAAGATGAGCAGTACGTTCTAGGTGAGGTCCAGCCTCCCATTGCAGAGGAGGTCTCTGCTGAAGTGCAACCTACACCAGCTGCGGACATTATTGCAGGAAAGTCTGCTACTGAACTTCAGCCTCCACAAATTGAGGAGGCTCCAGCAGAAAAGGGCCCTGCCAAAATACAGCCAACCCTGGGTGAAGAGGCTCTTTCAGAAGGGCCTCTTGCTGAAGTTCAGTCTCCAAAAGTTGAAGAAGCTCCTGTACAGCCTTTCCCAGATGAGGAGACTCCTGAAGAAGAGGCCCCTGCTAAAGTAGAGTCTATCTCTGCCGAAGAGGCTTTTTCAGAAGAGCCTCTATCAGCTGTGGAGGCCCCTACAGAAGAGGCCTCAGCTGAAGTTCAGTCTCCACCAGCTGAAGAGGCCCCTGCAGAGGTGGCCCCAGCTGAAGTTCAGTCTCCACCAGCTGAACAGGCCCCTGCAGAGGAGGCCCCAGCTGAAGTTAATTCTCCACCAGCTGAGGAGGTCCCTGCAGAAGAGGCCCCAGCTGAAGTTCAGTCTCTACCAGCTGATGAGGCCCCTGCAGAGGAGGCCCCAGCTGAAGTTCATTCTCCACCAGCTGAACAGGCCCCTGCAGAAGAGGCCCCAGCTGAAGTTCATTCTCCACTAGCTGAGGAGGTCCTTGCAGAAGAGGCCCCAGCTGAAGTTCAGTCTCCACCAGCTGAAGAGTCCCCTGCAGAAGAGGCCCCAGCTGAAGATCAGTCTCCACCAGCTGAGGAGTCCCCTGCAGAGGAGGCCACAGCTGAAGTTCAGTCTCTACCAGCTGAACAGGCCCCTGCAGAGGTGGCCCCAGCTGAAGTTCAGTCTCTAGAAGCTGAGGAGGCCCCTGCAGAGGAGGCCCCAGCTGAAAATCAGTCTCCACCAGCTGAGGAGACCTCTACAGAGGAGGCCCCAGCTGAAGTTCAGTCTCCACCAGCTGAGGCCCAAGTTGAAGTTTATTCTCCACCAGCTGAGGAGACCCCTGCAGGGGAGGCTCCAGCTGAAGTTCAGTCTCCACCAGCTGAGGAGGCCCCTGCAGAGGAGGCCCCAGCTGAAGTTCATTCTCCACTAGCTGAGGAGGTCCCTGCAGAAGAGGCTCCAGCTGAAGTTCAGTCCCCACCCACTGAAGAGGCCCCTGCAGAGGAGGCCCCCTATGAAGTTCTGGCTCCACCAACTGAGGCCCCAGCTGAAGTTCAGTCTCTACCAGCTGAGGAGGCTCCTGAAGAAAATACCTCATATGAAATTTGGTCTCCATCAGCTGAGGAGGCCTCTGCTGAACTTCAGTCTCTGTCAACTGAAGACACTACTTTAGAAATGGTCTCTGTTGACAAACAGTTTCCAGAAGCCAAGGAGGACTTTATTACACGAATCTCTGTAGAAAATGACCTTATTCCACCATCTGAACAAACTGCTGCATATGAGGCTCTGGTAGACCATGTGTCTACTGAATATCAAAATCTCCAGACTGATGTCCCAGGGATAAAATTAGAATCAAAGGTTTTGGAAGATCAGCAAAAACTCGAAGAGCCTTTGGAACTGGATCCTGTCCCTGAAGATTTGTCTAATATCAAGAAAGAACAGGTTCCTACCTTTGAAATAGAGGGTGTCATCCATGTACAACTAGAATAG